A window from Drosophila yakuba strain Tai18E2 chromosome 3L, Prin_Dyak_Tai18E2_2.1, whole genome shotgun sequence encodes these proteins:
- the LOC6532711 gene encoding tetratricopeptide repeat protein 28: MTNYENIINLPLNFNANNHAAGNNENNAKIAIVGEQLLNKMSQRDFSENEPECTPELPAANRALFLEKVRQSNAACQSGDFATAVLLYTDALQLDPGNHILYSNRSAALLKQGQFTAALQDATQAKDLCPQWPKAYFRQGVALQCLGRYGEALAAFASGLAQEPSNKQLMGGLVEASLKSPLRAALEPTLQQLRTMQLQESPFVVSSVVGQELLQATQYPAAVTVLEAALRIGSCSLKLRGSVFSALSSAHWALNQLDQAIGYMQQDLAVAKSLGDTAGECRAHGNLGSAYFSQGAHKEALTAHRYQLVLAMKCKDTQAAAAALTSLGHVYTASGDYPNALASHKQCVQLFKQLGDRLQEAREIGNVGAVYLALGECEAALDCHSQHLRLARKLHDQVEEARAYSNLGSAHHQRRQFTQAAACHEQVLRIAQALGDRSMEAAAYAGLGHAARCAGDASASKRFHERQLAMALAARDKLGEGRACSNLGIVYQMLGSHDAALKLHQAHLGIARSLGDRTGMGKAYGNMARMAHMAGSYEAAVKYHKQELAINQAMNDRSAEAATHGNLAVAYQALGAHDAALTHYRAHLATARALKDTAGEACALLNLGNCLSGRQEYEEAVPHYESYLMLAQELGDVAAEGKACHLLGYAHFSLGNYRAAVRYYDQDLALAKDAQHRPNMGRAYCNLGLAHLALGHTAAALECQQLFLAVAHATNQLPAKFRALGNIGDILIRTGSYEEAIKLYQRQLALARAAGDRSMEAAACGALGLAHRLMRRWDKALGHHTQELTLRQELGDLSGECRAHGHLGAVHMALCSWTNAVKCYQEQLERAQEQRDAAVEAQAHGNLGIARLNMAHYEAAIGCLEAQLGTLERVSLPSTQADRARALGHLGDCYAALGDYEEALKCHDRQLQLALGLTSHRDQERAYRGLGQARRALGQLPAALVCLEKRLVVAHELHSPEIKALAYGDLGHVHAALGNHAQALNCLEHQRELAQGLQDRALESDAMCALGQVQQRMGQHAQALELHRQDLEICTELSAPALQARALSNLGSVHESLGQQAEALKCYERQLELSTDRLAKAMACLALGRVHHQLEQHNQAVDYLRQGLASAQTTGKSEEEAKIRHQLGLALRSSGDAEGAHIQLETAAQLLESVRHEQRSPETRQAFYDLQTSCYQLLQVLLVALNRNEDALVAAERCKARGGADAVSGEGAKVPLADSETIQETVDRGRSTVLYYSLAGDQLFTWLLEPHVGIVRFHATKIDAHSLQLPLSLSEQEEEEEELELERELKLNRDQKQEQAEDQETSNKANRLLERYMSLVRDNLGVNSQSLLHEGDGSGWRASTEQLLEDLPGAGGSGGGGFLRMVSRNQLLNSSNYSLSSLFSVGSVGGSVASLQGSTRSVGSRSSRRAPGLPVWRGPSCLHILYNLLLAQFDDLLPAGEADTNRQGRRELVLVLDSSLYLVPFAILRAAQEDGEYLCERCAILTAPSLQSMRSRPRIRRDRARPPKALVVGGPRIPANLAELWGWAGAESPAALQEAAMVADMLQATALAGSNATKESVLAELPSAECVHFAANISWQLGAVVLSPGDVVTAEQPEQKEPHEPQMTDFTLAAGELRQLRLSARLVVLSSYHSVEPITGDGVAQLAGGWLLAGAGVVLISLWPVPETAAKILLRAFYSALLQGARAARALAEAMQTVQHTKHFAHPANWAGFLLVGSNIRLSNKVAMGHALCELLRTPERCRDALRVCLHLVEKSLQRIHRGQKNAMYTTQQSIENKAGPVAGWKDLLMAVGFRVEPAANGIPASVFFPQADPEERLAQCSASLQALLALTPATLQALGKLVHVNSAEYAGDIIAVVRNILAQFPGSNPANSSSSTKSDAIAETCFIEMPLSVRLWRVAGCHELLASVGFDLTEVGADQVILRTGKQANRRQCQFVLQALLALFDTREAPKNLGLDRDSDHSSSCESLAEPEMDVATIPPTASSTPSVNGGNKAPLPLHPRSAFISYVRRRGEPDGGRTDAIGGAGSGALDSSLANTTDSEHSLSDGYVTQPGFGLSNPRLGYASMRAPVRVSRPGGGGESDAAFTPSPPVTDPSLSLALAHQTRIRSLYSQTSSAAIVPPASTALNRRPDSSSSASSTTDWEGSGHATVLRRGVSTAIPQQQPPLPPPRPPTFHNLSVGAGGRSKPKIKLGSAQSSLAARVNKEHALFMDRLSVRTELSTPGNGNAMSNGSAARKPLALPEEEDVSNVVFNPSSLYFSQTDSDLLNEPKQEETPPPSKSSTKSLQDSMMRHMNRELTPSISEMYHDRNVGLGLAPPLSKLLLSPNYEEQEVVSITEACPQSGANLKTLVDAVSELELSGSSSGATMPTVVGGGVNEVEGTSATSVENTCSICGEPADVICRCKAVTIQKKSILKPWLSNVPDSSLVQASELTTADILERRLEIHTAASSELRSGAPYSVDLSRRDEGDGRSVADSQCSSNYKRVLASASGGTLSLAGIGKGGEAEPQSASSGATCSSARLV, translated from the exons ATGACGAATTATGAGAACATTATAAATTTGCCATTAAACTTTAATGCAAATAATCACGCCGCTGGTAATAATGAGAACAATGCCAAAATTGCCATCGTTGGCGAGCAGCTGCTGAATAAGATGTCGCAGCGGGATTTCTCCGAG AATGAGCCGGAATGCACGCCGGAGTTGCCCGCTGCTAACCGCGCCCTCTTCCTGGAGAAGGTGCGTCAATCGAATGCCGCCTGCCAGAGCGGTGACTTTGCCACGGCCGTGCTGCTCTACACGGATGCACTGCAGCTGGATCCGGGCAACCACATCCTCTACAGCAATCGATCGGCTGCTCTGCTGAAACAGGGCCAATTCACGGCCGCTTTGCAGGATGCGACGCAGGCGAAGGACTTGTGTCCGCAATGGCCAAAGGCGTACTTCCGTCAGGGCGTGGCACTGCAGTGCCTCGGTCGTTATGGTGAGGCGCTGGCTGCTTTTGCCTCCGGATTGGCCCAGGAGCCGAGCAACAAGCAGCTGATGGGCGGCCTGGTCGAAGCCTCCCTAAAGAGTCCTTTGCGTGCGGCACTGGAGCCCACGTTGCAGCAATTGCGCACCATGCAGTTGCAGGAGTCGCCGTTTGTGGTCAGCTCTGTGGTGGGTCAGGAGTTGCTACAGGCGACACAGTATCCGGCAGCGGTAACTGTTCTGGAGGCTGCTCTTCGCATCGGCAGTTGCTCCCTGAAACTGCGTGGCTCGGTATTCAGCGCCTTGAGCTCCGCGCACTGGGCCCTGAATCAGTTGGATCAGGCCATTGGCTATATGCAGCAGGATCTGGCGGTGGCCAAATCCTTGGGAGACACCGCTGGCGAGTGTCGGGCACATGGCAATCTGGGCTCGGCCTACTTTAGTCAAGGCGCCCACAAGGAGGCACTAACAGCGCATCGCTACCAACTCGTCCTGGCGATGAAGTGCAAGGATACAcaggcggcagcggcagcctTGACGTCACTGGGACACGTGTACACGGCTAGCGGAGATTATCCCAATGCCCTGGCCTCCCACAAGCAGTGTGTGCAGCTGTTCAAGCAACTGGGAGATCGATTGCAGGAGGCTCGGGAGATTGGCAACGTGGGAGCGGTGTACTTGGCACTCGGAGAATGTGAAGCCGCCTTGGACTGCCATTCGCAGCACCTAAGATTGGCACGCAAGCTGCACGACCAGGTGGAAGAGGCTAGGGCGTACTCCAATCTGGGCTCTGCTCATCACCAGCGGCGTCAGTTCACCCAGGCGGCAGCCTGTCACGAGCAGGTACTCCGGATTGCTCAAGCTCTGGGAGATCGATCCATGGAGGCGGCTGCCTACGCGGGCTTGGGTCATGCGGCGCGTTGTGCCGGTGATGCCAGTGCATCCAAGAGGTTCCACGAACGTCAGTTGGCTATGGCACTGGCAGCGCGGGATAAGCTGGGCGAGGGCAGAGCGTGCTCTAATCTGGGTATTGTCTACCAGATGCTTGGCTCCCACGATGCCGCATTGAAGCTGCACCAGGCTCATCTGGGGATTGCCCGCTCGCTGGGCGATCGAACGGGCATGGGAAAGGCTTACGGAAACATGGCCAGAATGGCACATATGGCTGGATCGTACGAGGCGGCAGTGAAGTACCACAAGCAGGAACTGGCCATCAATCAGGCGATGAACGATCGCAGTGCCGAGGCGGCCACACATGGTAATCTGGCGGTGGCCTATCAGGCACTGGGTGCCCATGATGCAGCCTTGACCCACTATCGAGCCCATCTGGCCACCGCAAGAGCCTTGAAGGATACCGCAGGAGAGGCATGTGCCCTGCTTAATCTGGGCAACTGCCTGAGTGGCAGGCAGGAGTACGAGGAGGCGGTGCCTCACTACGAGAGTTACCTGATGCTCGCCCAGGAACTGGGTGACGTGGCCGCCGAGGGTAAGGCGTGTCATCTACTCGGCTACGCTCACTTCTCGCTGGGAAACTATCGGGCGGCTGTGAGATACTACGACCAGGATCTGGCCCTGGCCAAGGATGCCCAGCATCGACCCAACATGGGCAGGGCCTACTGCAATCTGGGACTCGCTCATCTGGCCCTGGGACACACTGCTGCCGCCCTGGAGTGTCAGCAGCTGTTTCTAGCGGTGGCCCATGCCACCAACCAACTGCCAGCCAAGTTTAGAGCATTGGGGAACATTGGTGATATCCTCATACGAACGGGATCATATGAG GAGGCCATTAAGTTGTATCAACGTCAGCTGGCTTTAGCCAGAGCTGCTGGAGATCGTTCCATGGAAGCAGCTGCCTGTGGAGCTCTGGGATTGGCCCACAGACTGATGCGACGTTGGGACAAGGCATTGGGTCATCACACCCAGGAGTTGACACTGCGCCAGGAGCTGGGCGACTTGTCCGGCGAGTGTCGTGCCCATGGCCACTTGGGAGCCGTGCACATGGCCCTCTGCAGCTGGACGAATGCGGTGAAGTGCTACCAGGAGCAATTGGAGCGCGCTCAGGAGCAAAGGGATGCAGCAGTGGAGGCCCAAGCGCACGGGAATCTGGGCATTGCTCGTCTAAACATGGCCCACTATGAGGCGGCCATTGGCTGCCTGGAGGCGCAATTGGGTACCCTGGAACGCGTCTCCTTACCCTCCACTCAGGCGGATCGTGCGCGAGCGCTGGGACATTTGGGTGATTGCTATGCCGCTCTGGGAGATTATGAGGAGGCGCTGAAGTGTCACGACCGTCAGCTTCAGCTGGCCTTGGGCTTGACCAGCCATCGGGATCAGGAGCGCGCCTATCGAGGATTGGGTCAGGCCAGAAGAGCGCTGGGTCAGTTGCCCGCCGCTCTTGTTTGCCTCGAGAAGCGCCTGGTGGTTGCCCACGAACTGCACAGTCCAGAGATCAAGGCCTTAGCCTATGGTGACTTGGGTCACGTCCATGCCGCCCTCGGGAATCATGCCCAGGCCTTGAACTGCCTGGAGCATCAGCGTGAATTGGCGCAGGGTCTGCAGGATCGAGCCCTGGAATCGGATGCCATGTGTGCCCTTGGTCAGGTGCAGCAGCGAATGGGGCAGCATGCGCAAGCATTGGAGCTGCACCGGCAGGATCTGGAGATTTGTACGGAACTCTCGGCTCCCGCCTTGCAAGCGAGAGCTTTAAGTAATCTTGGATCCGTCCACGAATCTTTGGGCCAGCAGGCAGAAGCGCTCAAGTGCTACGAACGGCAATTGGAGTTGAGTACGGATCGCCTGGCAAAGGCGATGGCGTGCCTGGCATTGGGCAGGGTTCATCATCAGCTGGAGCAGCACAATCAAGCGGTGGACTATCTGCGGCAAGGATTAGCCAGTGCTCAGACCACGGGAAAGTCAGAGGAGGAAGCCAAGATAAGACATCAATTAG GTCTTGCCCTTCGATCCTCTGGCGATGCCGAAGGAGCCCACATTCAACTGGAGACTGCCGCCCAGCTGCTGGAGTCCGTGCGCCATGAACAGCGAAGTCCGGAGACGCGGCAGGCTTTCTACGATCTGCAGACCAGTTGCTATCAACTGCTTCAAGTGCTCCTGGTGGCACTGAATCGCAATGAGGATGCCCTGGTGGCCGCCGAGCGATGCAAGGCGCGTGGCGGAGCAGATGCCGTGAGCGGAGAGGGCGCCAAGGTTCCGTTGGCCGACAGCGAGACCATTCAAGAGACAGTGGACCGTGGTCGCAGTACCGTACTTTACTACAGCTTGGCTGGGGATCAACTCTTCACCTGGCTGCTGGAACCCCATGTTGGCATTGTACGCTTCCATGCGACTAAGATCGATGCCCATAGCCTGCAGCTTCCTTTGTCCCTCAGTGAgcaagaggaggaggaggaggaactgGAGTTGGAGAGGGAACTCAAGCTTAACAGGGATCAGAAACAGGAGCAGGCTGAAGATCAGGAGACATCCAATAAGGCGAATCGATTACTGGAACGTTATATGAGCTTGGTAAGGGATAATCTGGGTGTGAACTCCCAGAGTCTTCTTCACGAAGGCGACGGCAGTGGATGGCGTGCCAGCACGGAACAACTGCTGGAGGATCTGCCAGGTGCTGGTGGTTCCGGCGGAGGAGGCTTTCTACGCATGGTGAGCCGCAATCAACTGCTCAACTCCTCGAACTACTCGCTGAGTTCGCTTTTCTCGGTGGGATCAGTTGGTGGCTCAGTGGCCAGTCTGCAAGGCTCAACCAGATCCGTTGGCAGTCGCAGTTCCCGGAGAGCTCCCGGCTTGCCAGTCTGGCGAGGACCATCCTGCCTGCACATCCTGTACAATCTGCTGTTAGCGCAATTTGATGACCTCTTGCCAGCTGGAGAAGCAGATACCAACCGACAGGGCAGAAGGGAGTTGGTCCTGGTACTAGATAGTTCGCTATATCTggttccatttgccattttgaGAGCAGCTCAAGAGGATGGAGAATATTTGTGTGAGAGGTGTGCCATTCTTACAGCTCCCTCACTGCAATCAATGCGCAGTCGTCCGAGGATCAGACGGGATCGAGCTCGTCCACCCAAGGCTCTTGTGGTTGGCGGACCTCGTATACCGGCCAATCTCGCAGAGCTCTGGGGTTGGGCTGGAGCTGAATCGCCTGCAGCCTTGCAGGAGGCAGCCATGGTGGCTGATATGCTGCAGGCCACCGCCCTGGCCGGTTCCAATGCCACCAAGGAATCAGTGCTGGCGGAGCTTCCCTCCGCCGAGTGCGTCCACTTTGCGGCGAATATCAGCTGGCAGCTGGGTGCTGTGGTCTTGAGTCCCGGCGATGTGGTTACGGCTGAACAGCCGGAGCAGAAGGAACCGCACGAGCCCCAAATGACTGACTTTACGTTGGCAGCTGGAGAATTGCGACAACTGCGTTTGAGTGCCCGTCTGGTGGTGCTAAGCTCATATCACTCCGTGGAACCCATCACCGGAGACGGGGTGGCACAACTGGCAGGCGGTTGGCTTTTAGCCGGAGCCGGAGTCGTGCTCATCTCACTGTGGCCCGTGCCGGAAACAGCGGCCAAGATTCTACTGCGCGCCTTCTACTCCGCCTTGTTGCAGGGCGCACGAGCAGCCCG CGCCTTGGCGGAAGCCATGCAAACTGTGCAGCACACCAAGCACTTTGCCCATCCGGCTAACTGGGCCGGTTTTCTACTGGTGGGCAGCAATATCCGGCTATCGAACAAAGTGGCCATGGGCCATGCCCTTTGCGAACTCCTCCGAACGCCAGAGCGTTGTCGCGATGCGCTGCGCGTCTGTCTGCATCTGGTGGAAAAGAGTTTGCAGCGGATACACCGCGGCCAGAAGAACGCCATGTACACCACGCAGCAGAGCATAGAGAATAAGGCTGGACCCGTGGCGGGCTGGAAGGATCTGCTGATGGCAGTGGGCTTCCGCGTCGAACCGGCCGCTAATGGGATTCCGGCCAGCGTTTTCTTCCCCCAAGCGGATCCCGAGGAACGACTGGCCCAGTGCTCAGCCAGTCTCCAGGCTCTTCTTGCCCTGACGCCGGCCACGCTCCAAGCTCTGGGCAAATTGGTCCATGTGAATAGTGCCGAGTATGCGGGCGACATCATTGCAGTGGTGCGCAATATCCTGGCCCAGTTTCCGGGCTCCAATCCCGCCAACAGTTCAAGTTCCACCAAATCGGATGCCATTGCCGAGACTTGCTTCATTGAGATGCCGCTGAGTGTAAGACTCTGGAGAGTAGCCGGCTGCCATGAACTGCTCGCCTCCGTGGGCTTTGATCTTACGGAGGTGGGTGCGGATCAAGTGATCCTGCGCACCGGAAAACAGGCCAATCGCCGGCAGTGCCAGTTTGTCTTGCAGGCGCTCCTCGCCTTGTTTG ACACCCGTGAGGCGCCCAAAAATCTGGGATTGGATCGAGACTCCGATCACAGCAGCAGCTGTGAGTCTCTGGCGGAACCGGAAATGGACGTGGCTACAATTCCACCTACGGCCAGCAGCACTCCCTCCGTTAATGGTGGTAACAAGGCACCATTGCCCTTGCATCCACGCAGTGCCTTCATCTCATATGTGCGACGTCGTGGGGAACCAGATGGCGGACGAACTGATGCCATTGGCGGTGCAGGAAGTGGCGCATTGGACTCCAGTCTGGCCAACACCACCGACAGTGAGCATTCCCTGTCGGATGGCTATGTCACTCAACCTGGCTTTGGTTTATCCAATCCACGACTGGGCTATGCCAGCATGCGTGCGCCGGTGCGAGTTTCCCGACCTGGCGGTGGTGGCGAAAGCGATGCTGCCTTTACTCCCAGTCCACCAGTGACCGATCCAAGCTTATCACTGGCACTGGCCCATCAGACACGCATTAGGAGTCTCTACTCCCAGACCAGTTCAGCAGCAATAGTTCCTCCAGCATCCACGGCCCTGAATAGAAGACCCGATAGTTCCAGCTCGGCCAGCAGCACCACTGATTGGGAGGGATCTGGTCATGCTACGGTACTGAGACGTGGAGTAAGCACTGCAATCccccagcagcagccaccactACCGCCACCACGTCCACCAACCTTCCACAATTTGAGTGTGGGTGCGGGAGGACGCAGCAAACCCAAGATTAAATTGGGAAGTGCTCAGAGTTCTCTAGCTGCGCGGGTTAACAAAGAGCATGCTCTCTTTATGGACCGGCTGAGTGTAAGGACTGAATTAAGTACAcctggaaatggaaacgccATGAGCAATGGTTCTGCTGCCAGAAAACCTCTTGCTTTgcccgaggaggaggacgttTCCAATGTTGTCTTCAATCCATCCAGCTTGTATTTCTCACAGACGGATTCTGATCTGCTGAACGAACCGAAGCAGGAGGAGACTCCTCCCCCTTCCAAGTCAAGTACCAAGAGCCTGCAGGACAGCATGATGCGCCACATGAACCGCGAACTGACTCCAAGCATATCGGAAATGTATCACGACCGAAATGTGGGCTTAGGATTGGCTCCACCTCTTTCCAAGCTGCTCTTGAGTCCCAACTatgaggagcaggaggtggtGTCCATTACGGAGGCCTGTCCACAGTCGGGTGCCAATCTCAAGACTCTGGTCGACGCTGTCAGCGAGTTGGAGCTGAGTGGCAGCTCATCCGGAGCCACCATGCCCACGGTGGTGGGTGGAGGGGTCAATGAAGTAGAGGGCACCTCGGCTACGTCCGTGGAGAACACATGCTCCATTTGTGGTGAGCCCGCCGACGTCATCTGTCGCTGCAAGGCGGTCACCATTCAGAAGAAGAGCATCCTTAAGCCCTGGCTTAGCAATGTGCCGGATAGCAGTTTGGTGCAGGCCAGCGAACTGACCACAGCCGATATATTGGAGCGTCGCCTTGAGATTCACACGGCCGCGAGTTCCGAGCTCCGCTCAGGAGCTCCCTATTCCGTGGATCTTTCTCGACGTGATGAAGGCGATGGACGATCGGTAGCCGATTCccaatgcagcagcaactacaaACGAGTTTTGGCCAGTGCCTCCGGAGGAACCCTAAGCCTGGCGGGCATTGGAAAAGGAGGCGAGGCGGAACCGCAAAGTGCTTCCTCGGGAGCAACCTGCTCATCTGCTCGCCTTGTCTAG